In Streptomyces sp. NBC_01231, the sequence TGTCCGCACTGCCGTCGTTCCGCCCCTCGGCCCACCCGCCGGGCAGAAGCCGCCGCTCGACCTTCCACACCCCGTACGGCGACCGCCCGTCCCGGTACCCGGGCACGAACACGGCGTCCCCCGTACTCCCGTCGAGACAGTGAGCGGCGGTCACGATGAGATCCCGTCCCGGACTGTGCACCACGGACGCCGTACAGAAATGCCCCCCGCCGGCGAACAACGCCCCCACCCGCACACTCCGCGCTGTCGAAGCGGCAACGGCGGTCACCCCGAGGGGCCCCGCCCCGTCATCGGCGGCCGCCTCGGAGGCCGAGGTGACGGCTAGCAGGACGGTGAGGGCGAGGACGCGACGTGGGCTGCGCTTCATCATCGGAACGAAGAGTTCCGTACGAAGGTGAGAAACGGGTCAGGGTGGCCGGGGCCGGCTCAGGGGCGATCTTGTGGGCCACCAGGGCGTAGTCGGCGTCCATTCCGGATCGCTCAGAAGACGTCGAGCCCGTCGAGGAGGACCCGTACGTCCGCCTCCTCGTTGCGAAACCGCCACAACTCCACGCCACTCAACAGGCCCTTGGTGAACCCGAGCACGAAGTTCATCCTGAACTCGTCATGCGCCAGGATGATCTGCCCCGGATCCGCGTCGCCTCCGGCAGTCCTGAGAGGCTCCCATTCACGTGCCGCGCGTCCCGCCTCCTCGACCGACATCCCGAGTCGGAACACCGAGACACCGACATGCGGCAGCAGTTCCACGTCCATGATCTCTCACCCCAGTGCTTCTCGATCGAGTCGACCGCCCATCCCTCGGACGTGGCGAGCATCGCACTGAGTCAGCGAGACGGCGTCGGCGCCCAGACCCCCGCAGCCGTCCCGGCGCGAACGTGCTTCTCGTAGGCGACGACCTTGCTGTGGATGACCTTCAGGTCTGCGTTCAAGTCGGAGATCTTGGCCCGCACGGCCTTTTCGTGGTCCCGTAGCAGCGCGAGACGTTCCGCTTCGTTGCCCGGGCCCGAGCGGACGAGCCGGGCGAACTCCTTCAGCAGGGCGATGGGCATGCCGGATGCGCGAAGCCGGTTGCACAGGAGGAGCCAGTCGACGTCCGCTTGCTCGTAGACCCGCTGCCCGCCGCCGGAACGTGGGATCGGGCGGAGGAAAAGCCCCTCGCGTTCGAAGAACCGCAGAGCGTGCACGCTCAGTCCGGTCGCGTTGGCGACGTCCCCGATCGACAGATCATCCGCACCCTTGCCCATGTCACCGACAGTACCTTGACCTAGAGCGCGGTCTAGAAACTAGCGTCGCCGGCATGATCGCAGAGCAACACAAGTCCAGCACCGGATTCGGCGCCCACAGCACGGCGGACGAGGTCCTCGCCGGGATCGACCTGTCGCGCAAGAGGGTCCTGGTCACCGGCGGCTACTCCGGCCTCGGACTGGAGACCACGCTTGCCCTCATCCGGGCGGGAGCGCACGTCATCGTCCCCGCACGCAGGCCTGCCGCAGCGAAAGAGGCCCTGCACGACCTCCCGCGGGCCGAGGTGCACGGCCTCGACCTGGCGGACCTGGAGAGCGTGCGGGCGTTCTCGGCCGACTTCCTGGACACCGGCCGCACCCTCGATCTCGTCATCAACGGCGCGGGCATCATGGCCTGTCCGGAGACACGCGTGGGCCCGGGCTGGGAGGCGCACTTCGCGATCAATCACCTCGGCCACTTCGCTCTCGTCAACCTTCTCCGCCCGGCATTGGCGGAAGGGGCACGGGTGGTTTCGGTGGCCTCGTCCGGTCACTTCCTCTCCGACGTGCGCTGGAACGACCTTCACTTCCGCGAGGGCTACGACCGGTGGCTTGCCTACGCGCAGTCCAAGACCGCGAACGCCCTCTTCGCAGTGCATCTCGACACGCTCGGCGCCGACAGCGGACTTCACGCCTTCGCGGTCCACCCGGGCAGCATCCTGACCCCACTGCAGCGGCACATCCCCCACCACGAGCAGGTGGCCCAGGGCTGGATCACCCCGGACGGCACGCCGGCGACCGGATTCAAGACGCCGGCACAGGGCGCGGCAACGGCCGTATGGGCGGCGACCTCACCACTGCTCGACGGCCACGGTGGGGCGTACTGCCAGGACTGCGCCCTCGCCGAACCCGCCCAGACCGACGACATGCTCATCGGCGGGGTCAAGCCCTGGGCCGTCGATCCCGAGGCCGCATCCCGGCTCTGGCAACTCTCCAGCGAACTCACCGATGTGGACGCGTTCATCTAACGCGGGAGTCCGTCGTGAGGCCACACCCATCGAGTAAATCTTGAAGGTGTTGTCGCCAAGCAGGGAAGGTGTTATCGCCACGCAGGGTCGGACTTGGTGAAAGCTTTCCGGCTGTGCACGAGCACCTCGCGCACCGACGGGTTGTGAGTGCTCTTCCAGACCAGGGCGAGCAACGCCGGTTGTTCGACATCGTCGATGGGGCGGACGGTGAGACGGTCGCGGTAGCTCTCGGCCATCGAGTCGCTGAGGATGGCGATGCCAAGCCCGCGGGCGGCGAGGTCGGCGATGGCGTCCGCGGCGCTGGCTTGCAG encodes:
- a CDS encoding MerR family transcriptional regulator; translated protein: MGKGADDLSIGDVANATGLSVHALRFFEREGLFLRPIPRSGGGQRVYEQADVDWLLLCNRLRASGMPIALLKEFARLVRSGPGNEAERLALLRDHEKAVRAKISDLNADLKVIHSKVVAYEKHVRAGTAAGVWAPTPSR
- a CDS encoding SDR family NAD(P)-dependent oxidoreductase, giving the protein MIAEQHKSSTGFGAHSTADEVLAGIDLSRKRVLVTGGYSGLGLETTLALIRAGAHVIVPARRPAAAKEALHDLPRAEVHGLDLADLESVRAFSADFLDTGRTLDLVINGAGIMACPETRVGPGWEAHFAINHLGHFALVNLLRPALAEGARVVSVASSGHFLSDVRWNDLHFREGYDRWLAYAQSKTANALFAVHLDTLGADSGLHAFAVHPGSILTPLQRHIPHHEQVAQGWITPDGTPATGFKTPAQGAATAVWAATSPLLDGHGGAYCQDCALAEPAQTDDMLIGGVKPWAVDPEAASRLWQLSSELTDVDAFI